The genome window AGAGTGGGGACGGAACTGCTCTGTTTAAGTCGTCTAATCTTGTGGACTGGGAATTTGTGCGCTCTTTTTATCAATCACGGCGCGAGTGGACGGACGCAAAAGAGGACTGTGCGGTGCCTGATTTCTATCCGTTAGGGGATAAGCACATGTTGCTGTTTTGCAGCCACTGGCAAGGTACGCAGTATTACCTCGGCAGACTTGAAAACGAGCGGTATTATGTCGAGAGTTATGGACGGATGAGTTGGGAAGGCGGGTTGCTCGGTGGACCGCGCTCGCTGTTGGACGCACAAGGTCGCCGTATCTTTTTCGATTGGATTCGCGAGATTCGCGGGGTTGATCAGGAACGTGCATCCGGTTGGTCAGGGGTGATGACAGTGCCACGAATTCTGTCTCTCGCTACCGATGGCAGTTTGCAGATTAAACCGGTGCCAGAGTTAGAATGCCTACGGATGAACCCGAAGGCACTTGAAAATATTACCTTGAACACCGATGATGAGATGAATTTAGAAGAGGTTCAGGGGAATTGCCTTGAGTTGGCTGTCGAAATTGACCCCGGCGATGCAACTGAGGTCGGCGTTCAAGTGCTCTGTTCACCAGATCAGGCTGAACGAACCGCGGTTCTGTATGTTCCAACGGAAAGAACGTTAAAAATTGACATCAGTCGTTCTACCTTAAACGAAGCCATTCAGTATCCACATTACCGAGACGCAGGCGGCAACGCGAGATTGCCAGAATCGGAGCGGTTTGTTGACGCACAGCGTGCACCTTTCGCACTAAAAGATAGCGAAACACTTCAACTCCGCATCTATGTTGATAAGTCTGTGGTTGAGGTATTCGCGAACGGTAGGCAGTGCATTACACAACGCGTCTATCCAACGCGAGCCGACAGCATCGGTGTAAGATTGGTGAGCCGTGGTGGGCAGGCACATTTCCAATCTGTTCAGGCGTGGGAGATGGCACCCGCATTTTGAGACTCCTTATCATCGGGGTTCGTGAGGCTTGGTAGGTTGCTGATTTTGAATTTTTTAGGATATAGAGAAACATAATGATTGACCCGAAGTTAAGCGGTAAGGTTGCCCTAATTACAGGTGCTAATCACGGCATCGGTGCTGCAACAGCTTTGGCACTCGGCAAACAAGGTGTAAAGATATTTGCATCCTTTTTTCGTCCATCGTGCCAATACAGTGAAGCAGAATTAAAACGCGCCGAAAAAGCAGGAATAGGTGGAGATACCTACTACCGAGCCATGCAACAAAAGCCTATTTCTCAACTTGTCGACGAGTTTAGAGACACCGGAATGACAATATCTGCTTTAGAGGTGGACCTTGCTGATGAAACAAATATCTCAAAACTTTTCGATGTATGTGAAGAAGAATTGGGTCCTGTTGACATCCTAATTAACAATCATACCCACTGTGTACTGGAAACTTTTGATCCAGAACAAATTTCAACAGATGGAAGCGGTGTTTTCTTATCCACTGCTACAAACATTGATGCCCACTTCGTTATTAATTCTCGCGCGTATGCATTGATGATGCAAGCATATCTGAATCAATACCTTGAAAATGGGCTGAGTTGGGGACGTATTGTAAATACCAGTACGGATGCTGCGCACTGCCATCCCCTGAACATTAGTTACGCTGCCAGTAAACACGCAATTGAATCTTACAGTCGTTCTGCAGCGTGTGAGTTAGGGAAATACGGTATTACGGTAAATGTGATTGCACCAGGACCGGTGCAGACAGGTTACATTGTATCGGCGGATGAAAAGACGATTGCAAAATCTACACCGTTAGGGAGGGTCGGCGAGCCTGAAGATGTGGCTGATGTTACAGTCTTCCTCTGTTCTGAACAGGGGCGATGGCTCACAGGACAGCTGTTGTACGTTGGGGGCGGCTATCGAATTCCACAATAAACTAAAATGTTAATTTAGGGTTTTTGAGGTGAACATAATGGCTTATGAAATTCCGAAAACAGTTTTAGGTCGCACAGGTCTGACGGTTACGCGGCTCGGTAGCGGGGGCGCGTATTGTGAATCCGTTGAGGGTTATCGGAAAGCGATTGATGCTGGTATCAATTATATGGATACAGCACGATCCTACAGAGATGGCGAGGATGAGAAGGTCATCGGAGCCGCTATAAAGGGACAACGCGATAAACTCATTCTTGCGACGAAAACCGCTAAACGCGATGCAAAAGGTGCACGGACAGAACTTGAAACATCGTTACGGATGCTTGGCGTTGACTACATTGATATTTATCAGCTGCATCACCTGAACTCGCAAGGGGAACGAGAGCAGGCGTTGGCACCCGACGGCGCATTGGAAATGGCGCAGAAGGCACGAGATGAGGGACTTATCCGCTTTATCGGTGTTACCGGACACGATTGGATTGAGATACAACACGCCGTTGACACAGGATTCTTTGACACCGTCCTCTGTTGGTATAACTGTGCGATGAAAACGCCAGAGGATACAGTTT of Candidatus Poribacteria bacterium contains these proteins:
- a CDS encoding glycoside hydrolase family 32 protein, whose product is MNTAIEKTEALIHSTRVLDAMYADDPYRPCYHFTPPFGWMNDINGSIFWKGRYHIFYQHNPEGGYWKWMQWGHASSVDLVHWVHHPIALTPDLDGPDRNGCFSGGALVNLEGVPTFIYHGVPDGTCIATSDDDLLITWDKHPANPVIPVPKPGEEGHGEYIVFDPCAWVEGDTYYALVGNTIPGQSGDGTALFKSSNLVDWEFVRSFYQSRREWTDAKEDCAVPDFYPLGDKHMLLFCSHWQGTQYYLGRLENERYYVESYGRMSWEGGLLGGPRSLLDAQGRRIFFDWIREIRGVDQERASGWSGVMTVPRILSLATDGSLQIKPVPELECLRMNPKALENITLNTDDEMNLEEVQGNCLELAVEIDPGDATEVGVQVLCSPDQAERTAVLYVPTERTLKIDISRSTLNEAIQYPHYRDAGGNARLPESERFVDAQRAPFALKDSETLQLRIYVDKSVVEVFANGRQCITQRVYPTRADSIGVRLVSRGGQAHFQSVQAWEMAPAF
- a CDS encoding SDR family oxidoreductase, translating into MIDPKLSGKVALITGANHGIGAATALALGKQGVKIFASFFRPSCQYSEAELKRAEKAGIGGDTYYRAMQQKPISQLVDEFRDTGMTISALEVDLADETNISKLFDVCEEELGPVDILINNHTHCVLETFDPEQISTDGSGVFLSTATNIDAHFVINSRAYALMMQAYLNQYLENGLSWGRIVNTSTDAAHCHPLNISYAASKHAIESYSRSAACELGKYGITVNVIAPGPVQTGYIVSADEKTIAKSTPLGRVGEPEDVADVTVFLCSEQGRWLTGQLLYVGGGYRIPQ
- a CDS encoding aldo/keto reductase; translation: MAYEIPKTVLGRTGLTVTRLGSGGAYCESVEGYRKAIDAGINYMDTARSYRDGEDEKVIGAAIKGQRDKLILATKTAKRDAKGARTELETSLRMLGVDYIDIYQLHHLNSQGEREQALAPDGALEMAQKARDEGLIRFIGVTGHDWIEIQHAVDTGFFDTVLCWYNCAMKTPEDTVFPAADNHNTGVVIMNASRNDRLFGDADAPSPEQFYRYVLSHKSVDLTIMGLRDVERFHRIAKALSEQETLTPEEQAVLEEYGARRLEEGALT